Genomic DNA from Anabrus simplex isolate iqAnaSimp1 chromosome 9, ASM4041472v1, whole genome shotgun sequence:
acgattttcaggaGTCAATTTTTGATTGTTCAACTGTACACTAGTCAACACAGAAAGTGAACATCCCCTGGAAGGTATGGTTGCCCATAACGTACAGGCAGGGGGATAGGACATGCCTTACCAAATAAAGTTCTATTTAGTTATCCTTACATGGCTTGTTAAGTCTCTTGGCCTGGGACATATCTATCAAGTGGCCATACTAGTCATAATGTATGCACTGTATTTTTCCCGGTGGTCATATTATAGTTGTGAAGTGCCTCCAAACATGCAGGCGCTGTTAGCCAAGGCAGTAGCTGTGCGTGCTAAATGAGTTCAGCTGCTTGCTTCTTGAGTCAGAGTTTGTCTTCATAgtcaaatatttttgtttattcttacagAGACTTACATGGCGAGTCATATTACTTCCTGTATTTTATCATGCCATTATTGACAGTGAGTGGGCTTGTTTTTGACCCTGGAATTAATTAGGACAGAAGCATACATATTCTTGTCACCTCATCAGACCACACTGACAACTTCCCAGAGAGCATCGTTCTTATTTGGTGTGGAATTGGCCAGGTCTCCACCATTGCAGTCTGTCTTGGCCCACACGTTCTCAATGAGATTCGTGTCTGCCTCATACGGAGGCCAGTTGATAAGCTCGACCTTACCTTACCATCTGAACAATTCCCGAACTGATCGGGACGTGTAGATCTGCGACAGGTCCACCCGAAATTGTAAAACACGAGCAAGATAAAGCACGTGTATGGAAGGGATCATAATATTCTCTAAACTGCGTAAGAGAGCTGGAAGGAGGGGAATTATTGGGCGTTAGAACCTCGTGGAACTTATACTAAAATAAAATGGAAACTGTAATAAAGGAAATCGGTATGGTGGCGATTTATTGTCTGCATCACCATTGTGCCAGTTGCTTGGTCACTCACCGTGTTGTCTCCTTTCGGCCTGGATCTCGTATTGTTTCTGTTCTTCATTTTAATGTAACATTTTGTAGTACGGTGCAATTTGTACATTACATGATTATAAACATCCTTCACTTGTGTTAGTGTCCTTATGACACCATTGCATGTGCACAAAGAAATTCTTACTTCGTATAATGAATTTAGAAGTCGCACTCCCGCTGTGAAGAAAAGTGCTGGTGTTCTATAGTGTGTCTAACGGTGTTAGACAGGGGTGGTCCTGAGTTGACACCACACTCCTTGCCAGAAAGGAAGACTAACTTGTTGGCTTGCTGGCAAGAGTGGAAAATCCAAACACATTGTATGGTCTGAACATTAACCTTAGTATGTTCAGAGTAATGATAACTGACTGAGGATCATAGATCCATCTTGCAGCTAAATTAAGAGAACTGGAGGTAGTAAAAAATTTTGTTTATCTTGGAAGAACTGTCGGTAACACAGGAAGTTGTAAGGAAGAAATGATAATACAGGTCAACTTAGCGAGAGTTGCCATGAAGAAACTCGCCAGGATCTGGAAGAACACAGCAGTAACAAATGTCCAGATCCGCTTTGTTGGACCTCTTTGTGGGCTCTAAAAGCAAGCGACAACCAGCGCAACAATGTGTTCAAGGTGCATGTACAATGAACTGTAAAACAAACTAATTATGTCCATCACTGAGGAAGTAAGCATCTCCAAAAGTCTTTCTTGCCCTGTCAGTCAGAAAATCCTTCAGTTCTTTGGGCACACCACGAGAAAAGTTCGAGAAAATCGGAGAAATGCATTGTGCAACGGAAGGTGGAAGGTGCAAGACTATGAAGAACGGAGTGCAGATGGAGTGATCTTCGGCAGTCCTTACGAAGAGCTGAACACCATCCAGGATGGTACCTAGTAAATGGGTAAAACTAatggtggtgatagtgatttaaTAAAAAGAGAGAAACTAGCAGATGAAGCTACAATGAAAGGTCACGATTTAAATATCAAATTAAAACTGTGTTAAAAATCAGTGCTCCAGAACTTCTGATCCATTCCAAAAGACTTAAAAATGAGTACACAGTGTGTTTTATTGactttgtggtggtggtgggggtggggagATGCATACCTATCACCAGGTGTGTCCTGCTATGTAGTATGAATTAAAGGCTCTCAGGCGAGGTCTTGCAGTAACCATTTACATGAACTCTAAAagaataaactcgtgtcctcattcctcGAGGTAATGCAGCTCTcttaaggcacacccccaatggagggcaACTTTGTGTATCTTTTTAACCCTTAGACCTCCTTTTTATCTGAACACTCCCTCTCCAGCaccatttaagaatctgcttgcaggAGGATAAGAGAGAGCACAAACATATGGACAGCATATAACTCAAAGTAAACACAAAAGAAAGATGATAAAAGTATAATACAATATTCAGGAGCAATGTTCAGCATTTTTAAGCCTGAAATTCTCACAAGTCACTTTTTATCTGTAATTGTGCATTGTGTGGAACTTCTCGAAGCACTCCCCAGTATATAACCCAGCGTTTTTTGTACAAGTATTGCAGAAAAACACTGTCTCACGTTGTGCCCCCTTCACTTTACGGTCACTACAAACTGCACAGTCTTTAGTTCTCCTCTGTGGATGAGAATAAATGAAGTGGGGACAATCGTTTAGACGTTCTTCTTGATCAGAAGTGGATGGCCGACCACGCTTGCACAAGTCCTTGTGCTGTACATCTCCAACCAACTGCTTTATCAGTTCCCTTCTGAATTGTTTGTGTTTCACTTCACTGTTTTGGCTATAGTACAGAAGAAATTGGTTATTTACTGTTGCCTTTAACAGCCAAAAGAACATTTTATGGCACCATTTCACTGACCTTTTAGTAAAGCCATAAGCGGATGAAAAGTGATCTGCCAGATCTACCCCACCCATGTACATACAACTTTTGGTTTCTGGAGCACTTCATTTTGTTTTCCCTTCATTTTTCATACTATCTCCTGGCTTGAATTATTCACACAACACATTTATCTTTCCATAGTAAGAGAAGAACCCTGTCATCTTTTTGATATGAATGCCCTTCATGTTTTGCCATTGTTTTTGCTGTTTTTTTAGCAGAAGTTGGTAACCCCTTCCTGTTCAACATTACCGTTCCAGTAAGATGGTACCCAAGTTCTAGCAGCTCCATCGCTAAGTCATACCCTGTGTAAAACCTGTCTGTAAATACATAGAAACCTGTTGCACCATTTGTGCTGATCAATAGTTTATCACACAGATGTAAGACAATCTGAGATGTAAATGACAGATGGGGTAGAGGAAGAAAACTTGTTGTGGCCgcatagtatggttccagtgctaTAACATACCCTGTTTCAGAATCAGCTAAAACAAATATTCTAAGGCCCCATTTTGTTGGCTTTTGTGGATTGTAGCACTTTAATATAATTCTTCCTTTGAAACACACTGTACTTTCGTCTGTACAGATATTACGACCTGGTTAATAGAACTCCCTAAATTTACATTCAAGTATTCCACCAAGTTTTGGATTTTTGCTCCTCTACTAACTCCCTGCATTTGCCCTACAGGTGGACAAACGTGTAACGTCCAGAATATTTGCTTAAACCTCTTCTGGGGAAATACCTCTTTATAAAATCGGACACTTATCTAACCAATCTTCTGAAAAATAATCTTGCAATCCGTTACTGTCCATTGCATTATTTAGGATTAcgcctaaaaatgctttgaattcaggaagagcAACATCTATCCACCTCCAAATGGACTCGCGTCTGAGGGGTGTAACCTTCTGAATGTTTACACTGGCATACCAGTTAGTCTCGCGCACAGTTCTAGACAATAACTAGTCAGTCATGAATAATTGAAAAAAGTCAAGTTCACTCTTAGGTTTAGTCCCTTGTGGTGGCTTATAACTTGACGTACCTGTGAATGGGGTTCTTTTGAAGTCCAAGTCTGTGTAACGTTATTCCCTCCAGCCATCAGTAGAGGTACCAGCGCTGCCATTTAGCATACTTTTCTCATTATTGGGATCTTCATCACTAAACTCACAAACACAATCAAGTTCCGCAGTATCTTCCTCACCACTTAATTTAAAATCATTTTCACCATCTCTGAAATCGTTACTTTCATCTAAAAGTCTGGCTATCTCCTTCTCATGCTGCTCGAATGACACCATTTTGCTAAATAACGTCTGTTTATAAACTCGCATAGTCTTCAAAGAATGCCCACAAAGCCagatttcaaagagattatagctcTACATGGCTTCAAATTGTCGTCGAAAGATGGCGGTAGCTTGCTGTACCTATAATTCATACGTGCAtaacccgacaaaggagttatatCGGGATATTCTCGTTGTCAGGCATGGCATGCTGTGCGAGTGCTAAGGGTTAACCATGTATCAGCCCTTCTGCTCttgttaaatctctggcaataGTGGGAATTTAACCCAGGTcctcgagaatggcagctaatggTGCTAAATGTGAAGTATTCTGATATGCTCCAAAATTGTATGTTTATTTTCCAGGCTGAAGCTCCAGCTCCAGTCGCCGAGCCTGTATCGGCACCAGTTCCAGCCAGTGAACCTGCTCCTGCCGTAGCACCCGAACCAACATCAGCTCCAGCGGCAGAGCCAGAGACAGTGCCAGCACCTACACCTGCTCCAGCACCTGTGGAGGAAGCTCCTCCCCTCCCTGCTAGTCCACCTCCTGTGGCAGAGTCGGCTCCTGCTCCCACCCCTGAACCCACCCCCGAGCCTGTAGCTCCTGCGCCGGCAGTCGAAGAGCCAATTGTTAAGGAGGCTGCCGCAGCTCCGGTTGAAAGTGCCCCAGTCGCAGAAGCACTCGCAGCACCCGCTTCTGAAGTTTCGGCTCCCGAAGTAGTCCCTGCTGCGGAAACTGTACCAGAAAGTCCGAAGGCCGAAGCTCCTGCCCCGGTTCCAGAGGCCGAAACCCTAGCAGCACCTGCCGAAGCAGCTCCCGCTCCAGAGCCTGCTGCACCTGCCCCAGCTGAAGTAGCACCTGCAGTGGTAAGTTGACATTCTGCCACAGTTCTAGTAGTTTATGTATGGTCAGTAAAGTGGTTTGTGAAATATAAATTGTTCTGTAAATTAATGATCTCTTGGTTGTGGTTTTCACTAGACACAACAGAACTTGCAGGGAGGTCTTTCGGCACAAAGATCATTTACTGTGATATTGAGTTGTAAATGTCCCATTCAACCTAACACGTTCCGTTtttagagctgctgaagaaatacTGAATTCAAGTTGTCATATTCTTCATATTCTATCCTAATGATTCTTTGTTACTTCAGTTTGGATACGTGGTGGTTTAAATTCAGGTTTCATGTTTGGCATAAGAATTTTTTCCAATTTTGGTGCACAACACTTGCAGATTTGTTTCTGTTCAGGAGTAAGCTAACGTGGAATCCACATTGAACATTCCCGTTTTTTCCACATGATCCCACAATATCACATGCCCACTACTGCAAAACTTCAATCAGTTTAGTTATGACTAAAGATGCCTCTTAAAGAAATTGTCATTGACACATGCCTTCAGTTACCGGTACTTGTatctgtgtatgtatgttcagtcttaaACCCTAAGGCAgggtggatcctcaacagctctgccatcagctgtcatagatggcctaggcatcactgaagaggcgtactagggaaatgaggaatgaggtagtttcccgttgctttcctcacagagccagaagttgctattacatatcagactgccaagtccactgaaatgcatgcaccaactgaccctatgagcaatattttcacaccattcatatcaggaactggctgcagaaggaatggcatcactagcatcgctcatacctcagtcattttcatattgtccaagccaaggataagacagacagatcaataaAAATAGTACATTtggtttaaattttcattttaatcttttttaacataattttttttaaacctgTGGAATGTGCATTTCTTCAATCCATTTTCTTTCTTCCTGGGCAGGGGATAATAGTTCTGGAGTCAGTAAATATCCTTGAAAGTGTGTAGTTTATTTTTGAAGCATCCAAACAGTGTTGTGTTGGTGTGTAGGCTGCTAGTGAACCAGCTGCCAGCCCTAAAGTTCAGTCACCTGCGTCAGAACAGTCGGAAACACCTGCCCCTGCACTGGAGCAGCCATCGACACCGGTGCCCCCCCAGGAGCAGCCCTCGACACCAGCCCCTGCACAGGAACAGCCTTCAACTCCGGTTCCCCCACAGGAGCAGCCCTCGACACCAGCCCCTGCACAGGAACAACCCTCAACTCCAGTTCCCCCACAAGAGCAGCCCTCGACACCAGCCCTTGCACAGGAACAACCCTCAACTCCAGTTCCCCCACAAGAGCAGCCCTCGACACCAGCCCCTGCTCAGGAACAACCCTCAACTCCGGTTCCCCCACAGGAACAGACTCCAACGTCAGCTCCCCCAACAGAACAGCCTGCTACTCCAGCTTTTGTGGCAGAGCAACCTGGTGTTCCAGTTCCTGCACCAGAAACGACTGCAGATAAAACCCAGCCGGTTGGTTATTTGAGTGATTGCAGGCATGAACAGTGTGGCTTACCCTTGTCAGAATATTAACTGTTCTGTGAGAATATCAAAAAAGTTCAGAAGGTAGGGAGGAGCATAGGAATGCACACAAGGAGGTTATCCCAGTGATAGGTTAGAGTGGATAGAGCAATAGAAAAGGTTCCATTTAAAAGAAGTATCTCATTGGTAAAAGCAGAAAGAATAAACACTGGATCTTCTTCACTGCCAGAGGAACCTCTCCATGTCAGTCTTGGTTTATGAATGAACTGTGTATAAGGAACAAATGAAAAGAAGTCTGATAGAGAAAGATAGGAAATGAATAGGGTAAGTAATAGATAAACAGACAGACTGATCAGCATGGGACAGAGCAGAAAGAGGAGAGAGGACAAACATTAAAATACTGTGTTTCTTTTTCTCTTATGTTCATCCATTGTTCCTAATCTTTCATCTGTAAATTTTTTTGACTTATGTATACCCCTGTAGTAATCAGTGGGTGTAATAGAGTTGAAAGCAGATGTAGGCTTGTCAGCAAGTAGGAAAACGGGGAATGGAAGGCTTAGTGATGAAACGTATCATTGCATTTGTACTTGTGTGTGCTCTCATCATCCTTCCTAGCTTCTTATCTTCAGGTACTTACACCATGTGCTCCTTTTCTCTTATATTCTCTCCTTGTTTCTCAGTGAGATTTGATTTACTGGGTCTGCATGCTCTTTTCTCATCGATAGCCTGTCTTAACTTTGTAAAGTACGGTTTCCCTTGGTTTCAAAAGTATAGAAATTTCAGCTGTTGTGGGATTTGGTCTTGTATAAAACCCCCGCCTCATATACATTAAACCAAGCTAAGTTCATATTTTAATAGCTGCTCTCCCCAACCATGTATATACTCGTCAGCCAACTGGAAGATTTCCAATAGGTCGCCCAAGGACAAGATGAG
This window encodes:
- the LOC136881097 gene encoding skin secretory protein xP2 isoform X3; protein product: MGARQSKRSVDITTTPKKGEVDDPQPLDGKLEKIEEIDAKPAANGDTHASQPDVQDEEEVVVNGSETIVDDEPEVVKAPEGDATPAAATEDSSNPKTEEIKESTEKPKKEKKDKVKKKWSFRSFGVSRKEKSKKDETGKNGDITKEENEEGAEDKPKATDAAPESNAAPASTEEKAPEAGGDAPAAAPAEEKPTANAEPVPTEAAPAPTAQEKTEPVVTPAPAPATEGPKEAEAPAPVAEPVSAPVPASEPAPAVAPEPTSAPAAEPETVPAPTPAPAPVEEAPPLPASPPPVAESAPAPTPEPTPEPVAPAPAVEEPIVKEAAAAPVESAPVAEALAAPASEVSAPEVVPAAETVPESPKAEAPAPVPEAETLAAPAEAAPAPEPAAPAPAEVAPAVAASEPAASPKVQSPASEQSETPAPALEQPSTPVPPQEQPSTPAPAQEQPSTPVPPQEQPSTPAPAQEQPSTPVPPQEQPSTPALAQEQPSTPVPPQEQPSTPAPAQEQPSTPVPPQEQTPTSAPPTEQPATPAFVAEQPGVPVPAPETTADKTQPASTESTESPNKSPVEE
- the LOC136881097 gene encoding skin secretory protein xP2 isoform X2, which translates into the protein MGARQSKRSVDITTTPKKGEVDDPQPLDGKLEKIEEIDAKPAANGDTHASQPDVQVKEVVVNGSETIVDDEPEVVKAPEGDATPAAATEDSSNPKTEEIKESTEKPKKEKKDKVKKKWSFRSFGVSRKEKSKKDETGKNGDITKEENEEGAEDKPKATDAAPESNAAPASTEEKAPEAGGDAPAAAPAEEKPTANAEPVPTEAAPAPTAQEKTEPVVTPAPAPATEGPKEAEAPAPVAEPVSAPVPASEPAPAVAPEPTSAPAAEPETVPAPTPAPAPVEEAPPLPASPPPVAESAPAPTPEPTPEPVAPAPAVEEPIVKEAAAAPVESAPVAEALAAPASEVSAPEVVPAAETVPESPKAEAPAPVPEAETLAAPAEAAPAPEPAAPAPAEVAPAVAASEPAASPKVQSPASEQSETPAPALEQPSTPVPPQEQPSTPAPAQEQPSTPVPPQEQPSTPAPAQEQPSTPVPPQEQPSTPALAQEQPSTPVPPQEQPSTPAPAQEQPSTPVPPQEQTPTSAPPTEQPATPAFVAEQPGVPVPAPETTADKTQPAASEAADVPAPTPVPEQAPVPAPAPEATTDKLASTESTESPNKSPVEE
- the LOC136881097 gene encoding skin secretory protein xP2 isoform X1, with the protein product MGARQSKRSVDITTTPKKGEVDDPQPLDGKLEKIEEIDAKPAANGDTHASQPDVQDEEEVVVNGSETIVDDEPEVVKAPEGDATPAAATEDSSNPKTEEIKESTEKPKKEKKDKVKKKWSFRSFGVSRKEKSKKDETGKNGDITKEENEEGAEDKPKATDAAPESNAAPASTEEKAPEAGGDAPAAAPAEEKPTANAEPVPTEAAPAPTAQEKTEPVVTPAPAPATEGPKEAEAPAPVAEPVSAPVPASEPAPAVAPEPTSAPAAEPETVPAPTPAPAPVEEAPPLPASPPPVAESAPAPTPEPTPEPVAPAPAVEEPIVKEAAAAPVESAPVAEALAAPASEVSAPEVVPAAETVPESPKAEAPAPVPEAETLAAPAEAAPAPEPAAPAPAEVAPAVAASEPAASPKVQSPASEQSETPAPALEQPSTPVPPQEQPSTPAPAQEQPSTPVPPQEQPSTPAPAQEQPSTPVPPQEQPSTPALAQEQPSTPVPPQEQPSTPAPAQEQPSTPVPPQEQTPTSAPPTEQPATPAFVAEQPGVPVPAPETTADKTQPAASEAADVPAPTPVPEQAPVPAPAPEATTDKLASTESTESPNKSPVEE